AATATTTGGGATACGTGAAAATAGCACTGCAGAAATCATATCAAGAGTTGGACCTACAGAAATGGGATGaaagcaaaacaaaaaaaaaaaaaaaaaaaaggcggaAGGAAATAAATAACGCGGTGCGCGTTACTCACTCGAGTGTTGGTTTAAAACTTACAGCTGCCAAATTCCGCGAATCAACGGAGGCATACGGCTATAATTAATAACAAGAAAACTCTGCTTAACGTCGAGTAGCCTCTCCGTTTCGCTCTGGAGATTATCTGGCCACATTcccaaaacaaaaaaaaagaaacaaaaaataataaataaaaaaaaatgtataatttggaAATGTTTAAATCttctcgtttgaaaaaaaatatcccacTACCGACGTTCAGGATGATAAATAAACTATGCTCATGAGTCAAAGTAAAGATTTGCTAGAACTTGACGTTGCACAGCCCTCATAGATACGTTATACGATAGAGTATAGATTGACAGTAATCAGAGAAGGTATCGTCGTATCACTCCGGTTAACTGAGGTGAGACATTGGTCTCGTATTTTTTAACAACCTATTAAAAGCTAAGGAGCTCACTCTCGGATCTATAAACTAACCTGAAGCGTTATCAGATTGGCCCACTTTAACACCGGCACAGGGAAAGTAAATTTATGTATCCTGCAGTTGCCCTCAAGAAGAACCGGGGGTCCCCCCGGCACGAGTGGCCAATATCCAGGGAACCTACTTTATTATACCAAGCCGCCATGGAGTTACCTCAAGTAAACGAAACCATTTACGGCGAGGAACGAAACGCGGGGGGATGATGAAGGGGCCATAGGAGGGGTAGGGGGAGGGTGGCGCGGTCTAAATATAATCTCCCTAGATTCCAGATTATTAAACGTGGGCGTTGCCTCTCCAAAGCCAACGCGGAGGAGGGCCAGGGAAACAGGTGTAGcgtatttatattaaaaatcgcCCGTGCGTCATCCGACCTCGTGTCTAATAGATCCTGGGACAGACTCGACTCGTgaatacttttctttttctatctcAAACTAATCATACCTGCGGTCTACGAATTCCCGTCGCGATGCCCGACGTCAGCTGCGATAGCAACAAGTGATTGACACTGGTCCAACTTATGTGCTCGcccactttcggaactttggtATTTGATCATGACCACTGATGAAGCACTGAGTGGTCGGGACTCGCGAAGGTGTTGCACGGTTTACAGTTTAGaggtgtttgaaattttttgaagagGGGTTTTGACTAACGGTGAATGGCTCTATCCCGACAGGACGTCGCTGACAGACTACAGTCAGAAGAGGAAGCCAGGAACCAGCTCTTCCAGAACAAGAAGAAACTGGAACAGGAGGTGTCCGGGCTGAAGAAGGATATCGAAGACTTGGAATTGACAGTACAAAAGTCCGAGCAGGACAAGGCGACCAAGGACCACCAGATCCGCAATCTCAACGACGAGATTGCACACCAGGATGAGCTTATCAACAAGCTCAACAAGGAGAAGAAGAACCAGGGTGAGGTCAACCAGAAGACTGCTGAGGAACTCCAGGCTGCTGAAGACAAGGTCAACCACCTCAACAAGGTGAAGGCCAAGCTTGAACAGACCCTGGATGAACTCGAAGACTCTCTGGAACGCGAGAAGAAACTCCGGTAAGTCGATATTCAACTATTCTCCAACTTATAGTTAACCGAAATGCGAACTTTTCACTTTCAACGTCTACCTCGCACCTTGCAGCGGAGACGTAGAAAAGACCAAGAGGAAGGTTGAGGGAGACCTGAAACTCACCCAGGAGGCTGTTGCCGACCTTGAGAGGAACAAGAAGGAACTTGAACAGACCATCCAGCGTAAGGACAAGGAACTTTCATCCCTGACCGCCAAGCTCGAGGACGAACAGTCCCTTGTTGGCAAGCTCCAGAAACAGATCAAGGAGCTCCAGGCCCGCATTGAGGAGCTCGAAGAAGAGGTAAGTGGCGGAGTGGGACCATCAACGAATCTGAACCGACATTTTCATCCGGGGAATCAATTGTTATGTGCCTACCTGTTAACAGGTTGAAGCCGAGCGACAAGCTCGCGCCAAGGCTGAGAAGCAACGCAGCGACTTGGCCCGCGAGCTTGAAGAGCTTGGCGAACGCCTCGAGGAAGCTGGTGGTGCCACATCCGCTCAGATCGAGCTCAACAAGAAGCGCGAGGCCGAGCTGAGCAAACTCCGCAGGGACCTCGAGGAGGCCAACATCCAGCACGAGGGATCATTGGCCAACCTTCGCAAGAAGCACAATGACGCCGTAGCCGAGATGGGAGAACAGATCGACACTCTCAACAAGCTGAAGGCTAGGTGAGTGCTTTGCATCCTGATGACAGATTGGGGGGTGAGGTATTGCATTGCGTACCAAACCGCGATTTAGAGTAATATCTAATATCCGTTGGACATAGTTTTGAAGCtatgttgtaaattttgttaaaaatttctgaccAGGGCCGATAAGGGCCGTGCCGATATACACCAAGAGTTGAACAACGCTCGCGGAGCCATCGATCTAGTAGCAAGGGAGAAGGTAGACTGAAAATGTCCCCCGGTCCCTGAATACCATTTGTCTGTTTTACCCTTAATCTTACGTCGTCACTATCAGCATGGAAGCACACAATCCTGTCATCTATTGTTCGGTCGTGAATTGAATCAATGAAGCTCGACAAGTGAATAATACGATTTTCAGTTTCCACAAAAAACTTCAATGTATCGCCTTGCGCTCATTGATTGCGGTTAATCTGTTTCTAACGTTTTTCGTCGTTTCCATTCCATGTCACACAAAACAGGGCCGAGAAAGAGAAGGTGCAGTACTTCAGCGAGCTGAACGATCTTCGCGCTGGAGTCGACCATCTTACAAACGAGAAGGTAACCCCGAATGATCCGATCCTTCCGCACCGCAACTAACGCTATTTAGGGGGATCCGAACTCTGAAACTTGAGCCAATGAACAAGGGACAACGTAGGAGACATCACATTGGCTGTGAATGTTCTTTGTGACGTGACGTGATCCCCAAAATGCTTGCTTCCGCTCgtttattattacaaaacTTTTGGTGGCTGAAGTCAACTTGGCGGTGGTGATGGATTGCACACTTTTAAAATCGTACCGTTTTATGTGCAATCATTATCAACACCAGATCCAAGTTTGCTTGGCCTTCGATACCAGGTTCGCGTCTTACTAATGGCgtaaaatgattatttaaacAGGCTGCTCAGGAGAAGATCGCGAAGCAGCTTCAACACCAGCTGAACGAAACCCAGGGCAAACTTGAGGAGACCAACCGCACCTTGAACGACTTTGACGCCGCAAAGAAGAAGCTGTCGATTGAGAACAGCGACCTGCTCCGTCAACTGGAGGAGGCTGAATCCCAGGTTAGCCAGCTGTCAAAGATCAAGATCTCGCTGACTACCCAGCTCGAAGACACGAAGAGACTCGCCGACGAAGAGTCCCGCGAGCGTGCCACCCTCCTTGGCAAATTCCGCAATCTGGAACACGACCTGGACAACATCCGCGAacaggtggaggaggaggccGAAGGCAAGGCCGACATCCAGAGGCAGTTGAGCAAGGCGAACGCAGAGGCTCAGCTGTGGCGCACAAAGTACGAGTCCGAGGGTGTCGCCAGGGCCGAGGAACTCGAGGAAGCCAAGCGCAAGCTCCAGGCTCGCCTCGCCGAAGCCGAGGAGACGATCGAATCCCTCAACCAGAAGGTCATCGCCCTCGAGAAGACCAAGCAGCGTCTTGCGACCGAAGTCGAGGACCTCCAACTGGAGGTCGACCGTGCGACGGCGATCGCAAACGCCGCggagaagaagcagaaggcCTTCGACAAGATCATTGGAGAATGGAAACTCAAGGTGGACGACCTTGCCGCCGAGCTGGACGCCAGCCAAAAGGAGTGCCGCAACTACAGCACGGAACTCTTCAGGCTCAAGGGTGCCTACGAGGAGGGACAGGAACAGCTGGAGGCTGTCCGCCGCGAGAACAAGAACCTCGCCGACGAGGTCAAGGACCTCCTCGACCAGATTGGAGAGGGTGGACGCAACATCCACGAGATCGAGAAGGCAAGGAAGCGCCTGGAGGCTGAGAAGGACGAACTTCAAGCCGCCCTTGAGGAGGCTGAAGCTGCCCTTGAACaggaggagaacaaggtgCTCCGCAGCCAGCTTGAACTTAGCCAGGTCAGGCAGGAGATCGACCGCCGTATCcaggagaaggaggaagagtTCGAGAACACCAGAAAGAACCACCAGCGCGCTCTCGACTCCATGCAGGCGTCCCTCGAAGCCGAAGCCAAGGGCAAGGCTGAGGCGCTTCGCATGAAGAAGAAGCTTGAGGCTGACATCAACGAGCTTGAGATCGCCCTTGACCATGCGAACAAGGCCAACGCCGAGGCGCAGAAGAACATCAAGAGATACCAGCAGCAGTTGAAGGACGTTCAGACCGCCCTTGAAGAGGAACAGCGTGCCCGTGACGACGCCAGGGAGCTCCTTGGAATCTCGGAGCGTCGTGCAAACGCTCTGCAAAACGAACTCGAGGAGAGCCGCACCCTCCTTGAGCAGGCTGACCGCGGACGTCGCCAGGCCGAACAGGAACTTGGAGACGCCCACGAACAGTTGAACGAGCTCGGCGCACAGAACGCCTCAATTTCCGCCGCCAAGAGGAAACTCGAGAGTGAACTCCAGACCCTGCACGTGAGTAACATTCCGACCGTTTTTAGCCTTTTGTATGGTGATTATCAGCGTTAGAAATTTCACACTGTCCACGTTTACTTGTAGTCCGACCTTGACGAGCTTCTCAACGAAGCCAAGAACTCCGAGGAGAAGGCCAAGAAGGCAATGGTAGACGCGGCAAGACTCGCCGACGAACTCAGGGCCGAACAAGACCACGCTCAGACCCAAGAGAAACTACGCAAGGCACTTGAGACCCAGATCAAGGAACTCCAGGTCCGTCTTGACGAAGCCGAGGCCAACGCCCTTAAGGGAGGAAAGAAGGCGATCCAGAAACTGGAACAGCGAGTCCGCGAACTGGAGAACGAACTTGACGGAGAACAGAGGAGGCACGCCGACGCCCAGAAGAACCTGCGCAAGTCCGAGCGCCGCATCAAGGAGCTCAGCTTCCAGGTGAGTTCGATATTGACAGTTTGGATAAGTCGGTCGATCAGAAATATTCAAAAGCAAAATTCGATTGGGTTCTTTTGTTAACGCGCGTCTACTTGTTTCACGCAGGCCGACGAGGACCGCAAGAACCACGAGCGCATGCAAGACCTGGTCGACAAACTGCAGCAGAAGATCAAGACGTACAAGAGGCAGATCGAGGAGGCCGAGGAAATCGCAGCCCTCAACCTTGCCAAGTTCCGCAAGGCACAACAGGAGCTCGAAGAAGCCGAGGAAAGAGCAGACCTTGCCGAGCAGGCCATCGCCAAGTTCCGTACCAAGGGACGCGGAGGAAGCGCAGCCCGTGGTCTCAGCCCAGCGGTAAGATAAAAGTATTTACCTAGCATATCTCCTATGCCCGTTCGCGTGAAAAGGACGAAGGaagtaaaagaaattaatgaataatcgtcaacgtgataaaaaaaaaagccaaaCGAACCTTGAGTCACTTTTATGTAAAGAGATTATTCCATTCTATGCCCGAATTTAGCCCCAGAAGGGTCGCAAGTTAGCAGCCCTGGAGTAGCCAGTCGCCGCTACCCCCAGTAAGTCCGAAAATGACCCAAATGTGTGCAGCGTGATTTCGTGCCCATAatagtttagtttttttttttttttccattattatttctctctctttttctcatttcatctCTCCACTCACTGTCCCAGCAGTAAATTATTGTACAGCTATCTACATTTATCTCATCCTGATTATATACCCACTCCCACTGACGTTCGCGGTCAGATAATTGAGAAATCGTGCACATCTAAACGTGTATCGAtgcggaaaaataaatatcacctaacgagaggggaaaaaaaaacaaggaaagaAATGGAAAGCACATCACAGCGTGTAAACCCTGACCTCGTATTTGTATCTAAATCAGCTAAGTAGCCCAAAGCTCAATTAATATAGTTATATTCGTAATAATTCGCTCTCACAATATTGCACTCAAAGCAAAGGAGAATCACTCACCTATTTATGCATAATAAACAGTTTTAGCGGCGCTCAGTCATCCCTGTAAGACCCCAATACAGAAGGACAGGCTCCAGTTTGGTCATGCATCGCGACAAGCTCCCAATAATATCACTTAATCACCGTATTTAATCACTACACTGCACTATATCACAAAAACGCAAACGAAAAAGTGGATGAAAACAACTTTAGTCAGAAGAATCCGAACACTGGGAATGTCGTACAGCCGCACAGTAAACAAATACATGTTACGATAATTCAAGCCAGCCGCTATTCGTGATAACAATCGTCGCAACGGACTTGAATTTCGGCTCGGACATACCGCAGAGACGAAGACGATCCCCCAACTTCTGCACTCGTACTACGGAATTTGGTAGATCTTCTCAGCGTCACTTTATATGAATAAGCGTAGGAAGATTGTAGTAGTGCGGGTTTGGCGACATCTCGCGGCGTAAGTCAGAGTCGAGATCCGAGTCCCTGCAATTTCTAATATTCATACAGCTTAAAAACATCACGATATTGTCTACATATTCCAGATCTCTCTTTTaactgtttgttttttatttattattttacagcCACACAGACCCATGCAGCGACCCATGTTCGACGGTTCTGCGTTCCCGCCACGCTTCGACCTTCAGCCCGACGGTGAGCTGTAAGCCAAGAAAAAAACGCGAATCCCATCAAATCTTTCCCTTTCCTATACCACtgtaagaacaaaaaaaaacaaacatactaaaaaaaaataaaaaataccccACCTCTCGCCTCATCACGAAACACACCGCCGTcctatataaaatatatatctcATAATACGccaaatattcatatatatatgtaccaaAGTAACATGAAACATTCAttgagataataataataatgttaacaAGTAACTTATAACGATGATAATCGCGTCACCATAAGAAGCAAGAAGACATCACGACGATCGTTCGCGAgcttatgtatatatatatatacacatatatatatatatatacgtcaTGTCATATCATATACACGATATTACGATATgtagtaaaataattattgaaagagatacgtacacacacatatacatacatgcgaCGAGTGCAGTAACACCCACCGTGTGTAAATGAGGAAGAGGTGTTCGAACAGCAGTGTGACACCGCCGTAACGAGGATATAAgatcaaaataaataacgaaagaaagaataagattgtaaaaaaaacaagaaagaacaacaagcaaaataaataaataaataaatgaaatgaataacgaACAAGATCGAGAAcatcacaataataataatattgtatatcCTATATAaagtaatttaatttataaaacgaaatatgtatttattaaaataaataagcaaataaataaatataagaacTGAATTGAAATCACGAGCACACCTCTTCTACCCGTGTAACACATATACTAtctacctatatatatatatgtaagatGTGTAATTTATTGTGTAGCCTAGATACACGTgcattgtatatgtatatacatatcccCCAAGAACGATCAACTATTACTACGTCTTTTTGCTCAAAAGTGTGATGCATGAACGGCCGAGGCGGGgcttttcattaattttcatctcgCAAACGTATATAAGCGCATATACGATTCTCATGCATTATACACACAaaacgacaaataaaaaaaaaaaaaaaaaaaaaaaaacaattttttctaataaaatcgTACGTCAGAATAAAACACGCGTCATTTGACTATAATGAACACGTATTGtcaattatattgtattatattatataaagtgataataataattactcaaaatatacataaacaaATCTTGTGATTACTTCGGTTAAGGTCAAGACCCTTGTTCATATATAACTGATACCGTGGAACGaactacatacatatataacagCGTTACGAAAATTAATGATAACGACAAACGCTAAAATTCTGTACGATATGGAAAGATAATCGGTCGTCGCCTCGTTTATCTTGTGCTTTCTATTTTGTTTGGTTGAATGTTCTCCAGCTGCTTGAAAAAGCCCCACCACATTTTCCATATCGGCCAAGTCTCGGTGCTGACTCCGAACTCCTTGCAGGTTTGCTCAAAGGCCGGTTGACACAGGTGAAGGTAGGTATGGTCGATAGTTGGAAGAAGATGATGCAGAGTATGGGAGCCGAAATTGGTCAGAACGAGGAAAGTCGACGCCTCGATCTCCAGGCGATCGCGAACCGTGTCCACCTGGGCTAGACCAAAGTCCATATCCTTACGACGAACGTCACCGTCGTGGTAGATTTCCGGATGCTGGTGAGCCGCGTGTAGACCGGCTACCCCGAAGTGGAAACTGGCTAccacgattattttcagaTAGGTAACCAGAGCTGATGACGGTGGTGCCACCAAACACATCAGAGTCGGGATCAGCAACGGCACCGCGTCTCTCAGCTCCGGACCTCCAAACTCCCAAAATATGCTGTAGACTCTGTTTCGATGGGAAGGTGAAATGGAAGAAATATGTAATTTGAACGttgacatattttcaaataggATCGATTGGTATTTCTCATACCTTCTTATTGCATGGAGGAAATAAATGATGCAGTAAACGAGTGGGAAATAGATCCAAGAGAAGTAACGTGTTATCAATGATTTGTCCTTGCGAGGCAGAAGGTAAAATATAGGCTCGTGTATGGTGATCTCCAAGTCGATAATCGTGTTAGTGTAGAGATGGTGGCTGAGAATATGCATGATTCGCCATTCTCTGGATGACATCAGGCTCAAGTCCATGTAGTACATACGGAAGGTGTCCCTCTGGTGTAGGAAGTTGTGGCCCACTATTGCAGTCCACGTTAGAAAAATTCCTgcagagaaagaaaatgtatGGTCTTGTAGATTCTACGTGCTGAAAATAACCCCATGGCTGTAAGATTATCGGTATAACGAAAGTACCCACCACTCGCTACGATCATCAACCACGATGGGGCTATGGCAGCTTTCACGCAAAGAGCTAACGTCACGATGAAGAGAAAGTCAGCAATAAAGTTGGTACTTCGAGCTGACGTGTGAATGTCGACGTCCTTAAGCGCTTCTCTGACGCGTCCTTTGAATTTTCGGTAAAATCCATCAGGCTTAAAAGTCAACGGAGAAGATCTCGGGGTGACAGCGTCCCGGATGTAGAAGTTTGGCAAAAGTTTTTCAGCCAGCAGCGTAATGTGGTGCGCCTACAGCAGAAGGATATTGACGGTTAGTATTGAATGGTTTGGAAACATGATAGGGTTAACTTAAAAGAGACTTAAAGATTACCTCGAACGCCTCCGTGATGTCGGTTCCTTCGGTGAGCGTGAGCCATTCACTACCGCCTGGATGATTTCTTATCCATTTACTGAGATCGTAAAGTTTATCACCGATCCTCCAGAGTCCTTCGGCACCGTCATCCTTCCTCTTTCCTTCTAACCAACGTGCGCCTGTTTTCCAGCCGACGTCCCGACCGGTTGGGTACTTGAAACCACCGAAGGTGGTATCACCCCACTTTTTACCAATATTTTCGTCGACCATTTAACTGGCTCCTTTCCAATGACTGGATACTTCCAATGCAAATTGAATTGTGGCACTGATTATTCGCACTCGAACGATTTTGTACGAATCTGCTCACACTCGAATTGGTTAGACGAACCAAACTCTATCGTTGAGCATCAAGTGCGCCCTCGAGTTTAACTGGATAATTACTAAACAGCTTGAAGAATCGGTAAAAAGTATATAAAGCAGGTCTTCGGATCgcgataacaaaaaaatgcCAGTATCTCGCAAATTGGTTATGTGGAAGATATATCAAGCAAGTGTAATCAACAAGGGAGAATGGCGACGGCAAATAATTTTCGATAACTATTAAGTGCAGATGTAAATTATCGAATGTTTTCAACTGCGTGGATAAGTTACTTGTTATGATATGGTTACGATAAACTAATTTTCGTTTATGTAACCCCATCAAAGTATGTCAACCGTATCTAAGAtcaaaggtgaaaaatttgatacgcaatttttatcatctcTTAAAATAAACATAACAAAGTATAATAACAAATTGCGAAACCCTCTATCCAGTTCATACACGTAATATTTACCACtctaaatttttaacgaatcaTCTAACTGGATTAATCGGAGCCTCTCGAACTCGTAAAGCTTTCGTTTACAGAAATGTTAgtaaattttcagattttatttttgcaattattcAATAATCCTCCAATAGCGTTTACTTTAATTTCCAAAATACACAACACGCCAAGGGATACATTGAGTAACAATATTGATTAGATACAGTGGAAAaaggattttaaaaattaagaaagtATCAAGACACGGTTAAATGTTTTTCGATAATCATCGCATGTTCGGTGTATTTTTCGGTTCAACGTTTCCCAACTGCTTGAATTGGCCCTTCAAAAGCTTCCACTGAGTCCAAAGTTCCGTACTGACGCCAAACTCCTTGCAGGTTTGCTCAAAGGCTGGTTGGCATAGGTGAAGATAGGCATGATCCACGGTAGGTAGTAGATGATGCAAAGTGTGAGACCCATAGTGGGTCAGGATAAGAAATATGGAAGGCTCGATCTCGACACGGTCACGGACCGCGTCTAGCTGGGCAAGGCCCCAATCGGTATCCTCGCGACGGGCGTCCCCGTCATGATAGATGTCCGGATGATGATGTGCCGCATTCAATCCAACCAGACTAAAGTGGCAGCTGGCAATAAAGATGACCTTCGCCCAGGTGATAAAAGCGGTCAGCGGAGGTGCGACGAAGCACATCAATGTCGGGATCAGAAAGGGTACCGCGTCTCTTAGCTCGGGTTCGCCAAACTCCCAAAAGACAGAATAGATCCTGTGTGAAAAGGGATAATGAGAATAATCAGACGGGGATCCGAATTAACTTACCGATACCCACCTTTTGATcgcgtgtataaaatatgtcAGACTGTAAACGAGAGGAGAATAGAGCCATGCAAAATTCCGTGGTATCAGTCCTTTATCTTTGCGAGGTAGCAGGTGAAAGATGGGCTCAAACATTATTATCTCCAGGTCAAGGAGCGTATTTGTGTAAAGATGGTGACTTAGAGCGTGAAAGATCCGCCATTCCTTGGAGGACATTGGGCTCAAATCCATGTACCACATGCGGTAGTTGTCCCTCTGATGCATGTAATTGTGCCCCGCATTCAAAGTCCAGGTCAAGAATATTCCTACAGAAGATTAACAGAGACTTTACTTTGTCTTGGGTGAGAAAGAGGGATGAATTCGAATCCAAAATGAATTCCAAACTAATATCAAGGTAACCAATTCGTTACCGCTCGCCACGATTGTGATCCAAGATTGGGTCGCTGCAGCCGTCGTACAGAGGAGTAACGTGGTGGCGAAGAGAAAATCTGCAATAAGATTCGAGGTCTTCGTTGGCCTGTGAAAGTCGACATCCTTTAGGGCTTCCCTGGCACGTTCTTTGAATATTCGATAGAAACCATCGGGCTTGAAGGTGAAAGGACAGGACCTCGGGGCGGTCGCTTCTCGGACGTAGAACTCTGGCAGCAGACGTTCAGCAAGAAGCGTTACATGATGTGCCTGTGACAAGAATGGAATAGATGTAAAAATTGCAAGGTTTGAGAATTCAAGGAACGAACGGAATGTCTCAAGGCCAAAGAACACCTCGAATGCCTCCGTGATGTCGGTCCCCTGGGTGAGCGTTATCCACTCGGAACCGCCCGGATGGTTCCTTGCCCATCCGTCGAGGTCGTAGAGTTTATCACCGATCCGCCATAGTCCTTCGGCTCCATCGTCCAGTCGCTTTCCTTTCAGCCAGCCTGCCCCAGTCTTTAATCCGGCGCCACGTTCACTTGGGTACTTCAACCCCATGAGAGTGCTCTCCATCTTTTTTGCCGTCATTTTCGTTGCTGGTAACGTTGTACTTTGAAtactatttaaaaaatgtaccaGTGTCGAGTCTCGTTGAAAGCCAAACTGTAATGAGGGCAGCTTACAAATTCCTTCACCAAATATTTGCGCGTATTTCGTGACAAACAAGTCAGCTGACGTATACTTGACTGATTGACAATAATGGCCGAacactgaaaatttcaattctttgcGATTTATAAAGCTTCCACTACTACCAACAAAATAGTGGTGTTATTATCACTTGTATGTAGATGCAGCAATCAATAGTTGAAAGGGGAGTCAATAATTGTGACTGTGGTTTCATCAATCATTCTCAGATGATAAGTAGCTGCGTTATTAACTATTATCACGGTTCTCAGTTGTGAACAAGAAATATGTTAAAGAGTCGAAATAAATTGCTGTATATCACATGTCAAAAACTTATCGTTGAAATGACTGTCATCTgtagtttataaaaattgcaaactctGTTCTGTCCTTATTTACGACGTAGTTTCGAGAatggaaacttttttaattgaattagcACCTAGTAAATGTAATTTTACAATTCTGATGTATTCTGTATCGATCGTCTTGACTCCTGCTAAATGTAAGATAGCCTGTTCTATCATGCCGCAACCGACACGTTCCATTCAATCTCCttgcttgaaattttaatgATGTTGGTAATATGTTTGATGGGAATTGCATTACGGTTGCATAAACTGAAATAACTTCTTTGGCAAAACGTCGTGCTTGAAGATAGACGAGCATTGTAGAGGGTCTATGCCACGGGGAAATTTCATGAAACAATCTGTTTTTTATACTGGCATGAAGAAGAGTATTTAAACATCGTTGAAtagttttgttttcatttctatcAGAAATGATAATCACAGAAACTACATGTAATCAAATTTACACATACTATCATATTTTATCCTATTGTATCCGCTTCAACTTTGTTTCAAACGaacaaagataaaaattgagcaaATGGTTTTTCCCTAAACTACCAAGATATGAAGTAGAGAAATTGCATGAAACTTTCCTATTGATCGCAATTTGGATTCGTAACTCACGAATGCACGTTTCTCTAAAAGACCTGTTTACATGTCATGCGTCGTTTCGATTTTATTCTCTTAAGCATATATCAAGGTATAATATGATGAAACATAGATGATTATCTAGTATTGGGCGTCTTCTTCGGCTCGGTGTTTTGTAGCTGCATGAATTGGCCCTTGAAGAGTTTCCACTGAGTCCATAGATCGGTATTAACGCCAAACTCTTTGCAGGTTTGCTCGAAGGCAGGTTCGCAGAGGTGTAAGTAAGAATGATCGACGGTTGGTAGAAGGTGGTGGAGGGTGTGCCATCCGAGGTGGGTCAATACGAGAAAAGGGGAAGACTGGATTTCGACGCCATCCCGGACTGCGTCTATTTGAGCCAGGCCCCAGTCTAAATCCTCGCGATGGACATCTCCATCGTGATAGATGTCAGGGTGATGGTGAGCAGCGTTTACACCGATCAAGCCGAAATGAAAACTGGATATAACGATAACCTTCATCCAAGTAACCAGCGCGAGACTCGGCGGTGCCACTGAACACATCAAGGCTGGGATCAGAAACGGTGTTAAATCCCTGTAATCTAAGGTGCCCCACTCAAAAGCCAGACTGTAGATTCTGTAACGAAGAAAACGTGGTTATTCAGTCAGTATTCGAATTGATTCTGTCATATTTGTGATACTGTCGGATCAG
The Neodiprion fabricii isolate iyNeoFabr1 chromosome 5, iyNeoFabr1.1, whole genome shotgun sequence genome window above contains:
- the LOC124183046 gene encoding myosin heavy chain, muscle isoform X12, whose protein sequence is MPKPIKQEGEDPDPTPYLFVSLEQKRIDQTKPYDAKKACWVPDEKEGYVLGEIKATKGDVVSVSLPGGETKDFKKDQLQQVNPPKYEKAEDMSNLTYLNDASVLHNLKQRYYHKLIYTYSGLFCVAINPYKRYPVYTQRCAKLYRGKRRSEVPPHIFAISDGAYVNMLTNSENQSMLITGESGAGKTENTKKVIAYFATVGASTKKEDNPNQKKGSLEDQVVQTNPVLEAFGNAKTVRNDNSSRFGKFIRIHFGPSGKLAGADIETYLLEKARVISQQSLERSYHIFYQMMSGSVNGLKQMLLLSNNVRDYHFVSQGKTSIPGLDDGEELLVTDQAFDVLGFTQEEKDNIYKITAAVMHMGGMKFKQRGREEQAEADGTEEGERVAKLLGCDCADLYKNLLKPRIKVGNEFVTQGRNKDQVAYSVGAMSKAMFDRLFKWLVKKCNETLDTKQKRQHFIGVLDIAGFEIFDFNSFEQLCINFTNEKLQQFFNHHMFVLEQEEYKREGIEWSFIDFGMDLLACIELIEKPMGILSILEEESMFPKATDKTFEEKLNNNHLGKSPNFLKPKPPKPGQQAAHFAIGHYAGNVPYNITGWLEKNKDPLNDSVVDQFKKSQNKLLVEIFADHPGQSGGGDAGGGKGGRGKKGGGFSTVSSSYKEQLNNLMTTLRATQPHFVRCIIPNELKQPGLIDSHLVMHQLTCNGVLEGIRICRKGFPNRMVYPDFKLRYKILCAHLIKDPCEPKKAAQMILENINLEPDQYRLGLTKVFFRAGVLGQMEELRDERLSKIVSWMQAFVRGYLTRKDYKKLQEQRLALQVVQRNLRKYLQLRTWPWWKLWQKVKPLLNATRIEDELAKWEEKATRAQEAFEREEKARKELEALNSKLLSEKTDLLRQLEGEKGSLSEFQEKSIKLAAQKVDLESQLQDVADRLQSEEEARNQLFQNKKKLEQEVSGLKKDIEDLELTVQKSEQDKATKDHQIRNLNDEIAHQDELINKLNKEKKNQGEVNQKTAEELQAAEDKVNHLNKVKAKLEQTLDELEDSLEREKKLRGDVEKTKRKVEGDLKLTQEAVADLERNKKELEQTIQRKDKELSSLTAKLEDEQSLVGKLQKQIKELQARIEELEEEVEAERQARAKAEKQRSDLARELEELGERLEEAGGATSAQIELNKKREAELSKLRRDLEEANIQHEGSLANLRKKHNDAVAEMGEQIDTLNKLKARAEKEKVQYFSELNDLRAGVDHLTNEKAAQEKIAKQLQHQLNETQGKLEETNRTLNDFDAAKKKLSIENSDLLRQLEEAESQVSQLSKIKISLTTQLEDTKRLADEESRERATLLGKFRNLEHDLDNIREQVEEEAEGKADIQRQLSKANAEAQLWRTKYESEGVARAEELEEAKRKLQARLAEAEETIESLNQKVIALEKTKQRLATEVEDLQLEVDRATAIANAAEKKQKAFDKIIGEWKLKVDDLAAELDASQKECRNYSTELFRLKGAYEEGQEQLEAVRRENKNLADEVKDLLDQIGEGGRNIHEIEKARKRLEAEKDELQAALEEAEAALEQEENKVLRSQLELSQVRQEIDRRIQEKEEEFENTRKNHQRALDSMQASLEAEAKGKAEALRMKKKLEADINELEIALDHANKANAEAQKNIKRYQQQLKDVQTALEEEQRARDDARELLGISERRANALQNELEESRTLLEQADRGRRQAEQELGDAHEQLNELGAQNASISAAKRKLESELQTLHSDLDELLNEAKNSEEKAKKAMVDAARLADELRAEQDHAQTQEKLRKALETQIKELQVRLDEAEANALKGGKKAIQKLEQRVRELENELDGEQRRHADAQKNLRKSERRIKELSFQADEDRKNHERMQDLVDKLQQKIKTYKRQIEEAEEIAALNLAKFRKAQQELEEAEERADLAEQAIAKFRTKGRGGSAARGLSPAPHRPMQRPMFDGSAFPPRFDLQPDGEL